Proteins encoded within one genomic window of Kibdelosporangium phytohabitans:
- a CDS encoding PLP-dependent aminotransferase family protein, which produces MDFHVSLSGRGDLSARIYRELLAAILDGRLRPGERLPPTRELARRLEVSRTTVTEAYERLTAEGFLVGRVGAGTFVTDQPVKPARRAVPQRQARVRARRLWESVSEPSVDAVLPFDFQLGVPDGRLFPLETWRRLVARELRAKSVHPARYADPAGHAGLRQAIARFVGVSRSVVADAEDVVVTQGAQQALDVIGRVLVDPGDVVAVEEPGYSPARRLFQSLGARVVAVPVDGEGIDVTAIPAAARLVYTTPSHQFPLGTAMSLARRTALLAWAHQRGAVIVEDDYDSEFRFSERPLQPLQSIDRGGRVVYVGSFSKIMLPMLRVGFLVAPPSLRATLRTAKQLADMHGDPVTQAALARFIEEGLLARHIRKATREYAARHELITTTLRSGVGWLELVPSSAGLHVCARTRFDPAPLVARARADGVAVQALADFCAGAPQHGIVLGYGGIEVPRIAEGLRRLAAAHR; this is translated from the coding sequence ATGGATTTTCATGTCAGCCTGTCCGGCCGGGGCGATCTGTCCGCGCGGATCTACCGTGAGCTGCTGGCGGCGATCCTGGACGGCCGGTTGCGGCCGGGTGAGCGGCTACCACCGACGCGGGAGCTGGCGCGGCGGCTGGAGGTGTCGCGCACGACGGTGACCGAGGCCTATGAACGGTTGACCGCGGAGGGGTTCCTGGTGGGCCGGGTGGGTGCGGGCACGTTCGTGACCGACCAGCCGGTCAAGCCCGCGCGGCGGGCCGTGCCCCAGCGGCAGGCGCGGGTGCGTGCGCGGCGGTTGTGGGAGTCGGTGAGCGAGCCGTCGGTGGACGCGGTGCTGCCGTTCGATTTCCAGCTCGGTGTGCCCGACGGCCGGTTGTTCCCACTGGAGACGTGGCGGCGGTTGGTGGCGCGGGAGTTGCGGGCCAAGAGCGTGCATCCGGCCCGGTATGCCGACCCGGCGGGGCACGCGGGGTTGCGGCAGGCGATCGCGCGTTTCGTGGGTGTGTCGCGGTCGGTGGTCGCGGACGCTGAGGACGTGGTGGTCACCCAGGGGGCGCAGCAGGCGCTGGACGTGATCGGGCGTGTGCTGGTGGATCCGGGTGACGTGGTCGCGGTGGAGGAGCCGGGCTACTCCCCCGCCCGGCGGTTGTTCCAGTCGCTGGGCGCGCGGGTGGTCGCGGTGCCGGTGGACGGTGAGGGCATTGACGTGACGGCGATCCCGGCCGCGGCGCGACTGGTGTACACGACGCCGTCGCATCAGTTCCCGTTGGGCACGGCGATGTCGTTGGCGCGGCGGACGGCGTTGCTGGCGTGGGCGCACCAGCGGGGCGCGGTGATCGTGGAGGACGACTACGACAGCGAGTTCCGGTTCTCCGAGCGCCCGTTGCAGCCGTTGCAGAGCATCGACCGCGGCGGCCGGGTGGTGTACGTCGGGTCGTTCTCCAAGATCATGCTGCCGATGCTGCGGGTGGGGTTCCTGGTGGCGCCGCCGTCGCTGCGCGCGACGCTGCGCACGGCCAAGCAGCTGGCCGACATGCACGGCGATCCGGTCACACAGGCGGCGTTGGCGCGGTTCATCGAGGAAGGGTTGCTGGCCCGGCACATCCGCAAGGCGACCCGGGAGTACGCCGCCCGCCACGAGCTGATCACGACGACGCTGCGGTCCGGGGTGGGCTGGCTGGAACTGGTGCCGTCGTCGGCGGGCCTGCACGTGTGCGCCCGCACACGGTTCGACCCGGCGCCGCTGGTGGCGCGGGCGCGTGCCGACGGGGTCGCGGTGCAGGCGTTGGCTGATTTCTGCGCGGGCGCGCCCCAGCACGGGATCGTGCTGGGGTACGGCGGGATCGAGGTGCCGCGGATCGCGGAGGGGTTGCGCCGTCTCGCCGCGGCCCACCGGTAG
- a CDS encoding MFS transporter, whose protein sequence is MRRLAAAQLTNSIGDGAFYVTSALYFTRVVGLSATQVGLGLTIGWAAGFVAGVPLGHLADQRGPRTTSILLAIATAATISAFLVARSFWPFLLAVCLYTSAQCGLTGARQALLAGLVPAEQRTRIRAVIQAAVNGGIAIGAGLGGLALYFDTPTAYTVIFAVDAVSFLACAAILRPLPEVPPAPATGGKKLAVLRDRPYAVLALLNTVMLLHIPLITLATPLWIVQHTDAPRWMVSAILLLNTVSVVLFQVRVARGVTSLATAVRSMRHAGVMLLIACVVFALSALGTSAWLAAGILLAAALVQTYGEMMQAAGAWEISFALAPPDKHGQYQGLFGNGLAVARVIAPLLLTTLIVTWGIPGWIVLGAVFLITSLLIGPAVRWAERTRPTVTAEPQPATCAA, encoded by the coding sequence ATGCGCAGACTCGCAGCAGCTCAGCTCACCAACTCGATCGGCGACGGCGCCTTCTACGTCACCTCGGCGCTGTACTTCACCCGCGTCGTCGGCCTGTCCGCCACCCAGGTCGGCCTCGGCCTGACCATCGGCTGGGCTGCCGGGTTCGTCGCCGGAGTCCCGCTCGGTCACCTCGCCGACCAGCGCGGCCCCCGCACCACCTCGATCCTGCTGGCCATCGCCACCGCCGCCACGATCAGCGCGTTCCTCGTGGCCCGCTCGTTCTGGCCGTTCCTGCTCGCGGTCTGCCTCTACACCAGCGCCCAGTGCGGCCTCACCGGCGCACGCCAAGCCCTGCTGGCCGGGCTCGTGCCCGCCGAGCAACGCACCCGGATCCGCGCGGTCATCCAGGCCGCGGTCAACGGCGGCATCGCCATCGGCGCCGGCCTCGGCGGCCTCGCGCTGTACTTCGACACACCCACCGCCTACACGGTGATCTTCGCCGTGGACGCCGTCAGCTTCCTGGCCTGCGCGGCGATCCTGCGCCCCCTGCCCGAAGTACCGCCCGCACCCGCCACCGGCGGCAAGAAACTCGCCGTCCTGCGCGACCGCCCCTACGCGGTACTGGCACTGCTCAACACCGTCATGTTGCTCCACATCCCGCTGATCACCCTGGCCACACCGCTGTGGATCGTGCAGCACACCGACGCGCCACGCTGGATGGTCTCCGCGATCCTGCTGCTCAACACCGTCTCCGTCGTGCTGTTCCAGGTCCGCGTCGCCCGCGGCGTCACCTCACTGGCCACCGCGGTGCGCTCGATGCGGCACGCGGGCGTGATGCTGCTGATCGCCTGCGTCGTGTTCGCCCTGTCCGCACTGGGCACCTCGGCGTGGCTCGCGGCGGGCATCCTGCTCGCGGCCGCGCTCGTGCAGACCTACGGCGAGATGATGCAGGCCGCCGGTGCGTGGGAGATCAGCTTCGCGCTCGCCCCGCCCGACAAGCACGGCCAATACCAAGGCCTGTTCGGCAACGGCCTCGCCGTCGCACGGGTCATCGCGCCGCTGCTGCTGACCACGCTGATCGTCACCTGGGGCATCCCCGGCTGGATCGTGCTGGGCGCCGTCTTCCTCATCACCAGCCTGCTCATCGGACCCGCCGTGCGCTGGGCCGAACGCACCCGCCCCACCGTCACCGCCGAACCCCAGCCCGCCACCTGCGCCGCGTGA
- a CDS encoding VOC family protein, with protein MDGTGRRGTIQRLDNVAIVVEDLAAATAFFAELGLELEGEATVEGSAVSHLVGLEGVRSEVAMMRTPDGHGRLELTRYRTPPSPDGDPRAPVNTIGTHRVMFAVEDMDDILDRLRPHGAELVGEVVTYGSSYRLCYLRGPAGIIVALAEPVP; from the coding sequence ATGGACGGTACCGGACGGCGAGGGACGATCCAGCGGCTGGACAACGTCGCCATCGTGGTGGAGGACCTCGCGGCGGCGACGGCGTTCTTCGCCGAACTCGGACTGGAGCTGGAAGGCGAGGCGACCGTCGAGGGCAGCGCGGTGAGTCACCTGGTCGGGCTGGAGGGAGTCCGGTCGGAGGTCGCGATGATGCGCACCCCCGACGGGCACGGACGGCTCGAGCTGACCCGCTACCGGACGCCGCCGAGCCCGGACGGTGATCCGCGTGCTCCGGTGAACACGATCGGCACCCATCGCGTCATGTTCGCGGTCGAGGACATGGACGACATCCTCGACCGATTGCGGCCGCACGGAGCCGAACTCGTCGGCGAGGTGGTGACCTACGGCAGCAGTTACCGGCTCTGCTACCTGCGCGGCCCCGCGGGCATCATCGTCGCGCTGGCCGAGCCGGTCCCGTGA
- a CDS encoding cysteine dioxygenase family protein, protein MTRSLTTLSGLVAAVRQATDVRTGWTDTADLVADQLRAHLPGPGILTPEQRLGLPDRVAGHLVHAEPDGAFSILGLVWRPGQSTQIHDHITWCVVGVLAGVEHEELFDEALNPVGTRDNPPGEVSGFAPPGDIHRIRNAGDEIAVSLHIYGTDITRVGSSARRYYD, encoded by the coding sequence ATGACCCGCTCCCTGACCACGCTCTCCGGGCTCGTCGCGGCGGTGCGCCAGGCGACTGACGTGCGGACCGGCTGGACCGACACCGCGGACCTGGTCGCCGACCAGCTCCGCGCGCACTTGCCTGGCCCCGGGATCCTGACGCCCGAGCAGCGTCTCGGTCTGCCCGACCGGGTGGCGGGCCACCTGGTGCACGCCGAGCCCGACGGGGCGTTCTCCATTCTCGGCCTGGTCTGGCGTCCCGGGCAGAGCACCCAGATCCACGACCACATCACCTGGTGTGTCGTGGGTGTGCTGGCGGGCGTCGAGCACGAGGAGCTGTTCGACGAGGCGCTCAATCCCGTGGGCACGCGGGACAACCCGCCGGGCGAGGTCAGTGGCTTCGCGCCGCCCGGCGACATCCACCGCATCCGCAATGCCGGTGACGAGATCGCCGTCAGCCTGCACATCTACGGCACGGACATCACCCGCGTGGGCTCCAGTGCCCGCCGCTACTACGACTGA
- a CDS encoding LysR family transcriptional regulator yields the protein MLDVLRLRILAAIAAHGSVTKAAKHLNYSQPAVSHHLARLEAETGAKLVQRAGRGIRLTPEGEHLARRATEIVGRVDTAAAELSAMVGLRTGRVRVAGFQSALATLVPHAAGTLRREHPGIELHLVEAHPRVALDLLRAGQVDVAVIFRYDDTTPGDIRATHLFDDPMYLLSLHPGQTLAGNRDATWIAGCENCRREFLDACHRASFVPHITYTSDDTIVQQALVAAGMGVTTMPGLALRTHRAPGIEASVLPDFRRSVSLASYGDPPDPPATTAFITALHHAVEQTRPGEPTGGSSTGTLSPAATPPPASPS from the coding sequence ATGCTGGATGTCCTGCGGTTACGGATTCTCGCGGCGATCGCCGCGCACGGCTCGGTCACCAAGGCCGCCAAGCACCTGAACTACTCCCAGCCCGCCGTCAGCCACCACCTGGCCAGGCTGGAGGCCGAGACCGGGGCCAAACTCGTCCAGCGCGCCGGCCGGGGCATCCGGCTCACCCCGGAAGGCGAACACCTGGCCCGCCGCGCCACCGAGATCGTCGGCCGGGTCGACACCGCCGCCGCCGAACTGTCCGCGATGGTCGGCCTGCGCACCGGCCGCGTCCGGGTCGCCGGTTTCCAGTCGGCGCTGGCCACGCTGGTGCCGCACGCCGCGGGCACCCTGCGCCGCGAGCACCCCGGCATCGAACTGCACCTGGTCGAGGCCCACCCGCGTGTGGCGCTGGACCTGCTGCGGGCCGGGCAGGTCGACGTCGCGGTCATCTTCCGCTACGACGACACGACACCCGGCGACATCCGCGCCACGCACCTGTTCGACGACCCGATGTACCTGCTCAGCCTCCACCCCGGCCAGACACTCGCAGGCAACCGCGACGCCACCTGGATCGCCGGCTGCGAGAACTGCCGCCGCGAGTTCCTCGACGCCTGCCACAGGGCGTCCTTCGTCCCGCACATCACCTACACCAGCGACGACACCATCGTCCAGCAGGCACTCGTCGCCGCGGGCATGGGCGTGACCACCATGCCCGGGCTGGCGCTGCGCACCCACCGCGCGCCCGGCATCGAGGCCAGCGTCCTGCCCGACTTCCGGCGAAGCGTCTCCCTGGCCAGCTACGGCGACCCGCCCGACCCGCCCGCGACCACCGCCTTCATCACCGCGCTGCACCACGCCGTCGAGCAGACCCGGCCAGGCGAGCCGACCGGCGGATCATCCACCGGCACGCTCAGCCCGGCAGCAACGCCGCCGCCCGCTTCACCGTCCTGA
- a CDS encoding Lrp/AsnC family transcriptional regulator — translation MDPVTLDAVDRGVLHALQIDGRAPLRTIASVIGVSENTVARRYQRLRSAGVVRVAGVVNGARLGYTPWTLRLQCTPDAATAVAAALAARPDTSWVYLLSGGTEISCSTQSRTAGEWDELLLSKLPRTRRVTSVAAHSILRITASPYRWSGLTWLDADQVAHLTPAPPTTDDSPMSLEVSDHALLEALGRDGRMGYAELASLTGWSDSTVKRRMEQLRRAGVLTYFLDVPAATLGYGVEARLWMRVRPSRLAATAEAFARHPEVSFAAVTTGSSNLVAAVNCRDSADLYRYLTERVSALDAVREVETAPVIRTVKRAAALLPG, via the coding sequence ATGGATCCCGTCACGCTTGATGCCGTTGATCGCGGCGTGCTGCACGCGTTGCAGATCGACGGCCGTGCCCCGCTGAGAACCATCGCGTCCGTCATCGGGGTTTCGGAGAACACGGTGGCGCGCCGCTATCAGCGCCTGCGTTCGGCCGGTGTGGTGCGGGTCGCGGGTGTGGTCAACGGTGCCCGGTTGGGGTACACGCCGTGGACGCTGCGGTTGCAGTGCACGCCGGACGCGGCCACCGCTGTCGCGGCGGCGTTGGCCGCGCGACCGGACACGTCGTGGGTGTATTTGCTGTCGGGCGGTACGGAGATCTCGTGCAGCACGCAGTCGCGCACGGCCGGCGAGTGGGATGAGCTGCTGTTGTCGAAGTTGCCGCGCACGCGCCGGGTGACGTCGGTGGCGGCGCATTCGATCCTGCGGATCACCGCCTCGCCGTACCGGTGGTCGGGGTTGACGTGGCTGGACGCCGACCAGGTGGCGCATTTGACGCCCGCGCCGCCCACGACCGATGACAGCCCGATGTCGCTGGAGGTCTCGGATCACGCGTTGCTGGAGGCGTTGGGGCGGGACGGTCGGATGGGGTACGCGGAGCTGGCGTCGCTGACGGGCTGGTCGGATTCGACGGTGAAGCGGCGGATGGAGCAGCTGCGGCGGGCGGGTGTGCTGACGTACTTCCTGGATGTGCCGGCGGCGACGCTGGGGTATGGGGTGGAGGCGAGGTTGTGGATGCGGGTGCGGCCGTCTCGGTTGGCGGCGACCGCGGAGGCGTTCGCGCGGCACCCGGAGGTGTCGTTCGCGGCGGTGACGACCGGGTCGTCGAATTTGGTCGCGGCGGTGAATTGCCGTGACAGCGCGGACTTGTACCGGTATCTGACCGAGCGGGTGTCGGCGTTGGACGCGGTCCGCGAGGTGGAGACCGCGCCGGTGATCAGGACGGTGAAGCGGGCGGCGGCGTTGCTGCCGGGCTGA
- a CDS encoding MFS transporter yields MRKWGALIAISLGSLLFLIDTTAVTVALPDIGRDLHASLTPLQWVLNIYTAVLAALMLAAGSVADRHGHRAVYLAGLGVFAVASLACALAPTVTVLITARGVQGIGGAAMAVTTFALIGSSYDGRDRGIAIGIWGAVNGLAAAAGPMLGGLLTQYLGWQAIFLANLPLAALAIALTRTSVPAVPGTRGKRFDLAGTLALFRLATFNALIVCGTITAGVFACLVYTSIWLQDTLRLGPVAAGLAMVPLALSTFAASTLAGRRLQCVPPRIMITLGLLLGGAGSALQAGLDNDSTATAILTGLVVSGLGVGLLMPATGAVLFASVPAERVGVAVGVSTTARQLGQTLGVAALGLVFQAGHGSVDGLNRVYLTTAALGVIAAVVAFTTIHDKASAQV; encoded by the coding sequence ATGCGCAAGTGGGGAGCGCTGATCGCGATCAGCCTGGGCTCACTGCTGTTCCTGATCGACACCACCGCCGTCACAGTCGCGCTGCCCGACATCGGCCGCGACCTGCACGCGTCACTGACACCCCTGCAATGGGTGCTCAACATCTACACCGCGGTCCTCGCCGCACTCATGCTCGCCGCCGGATCCGTCGCCGACCGCCACGGCCACCGCGCCGTCTACCTCGCGGGCCTCGGTGTCTTCGCCGTCGCGTCACTGGCCTGCGCCCTGGCACCGACCGTCACGGTGCTGATCACCGCACGCGGCGTGCAAGGCATCGGGGGAGCGGCCATGGCCGTCACCACCTTCGCCCTGATCGGCAGCAGCTACGACGGCCGTGACCGCGGCATCGCCATCGGCATCTGGGGCGCGGTCAACGGGCTCGCCGCCGCGGCCGGGCCGATGCTCGGCGGACTGCTCACCCAGTACCTCGGCTGGCAGGCGATCTTCCTGGCCAACCTGCCGCTGGCGGCGCTGGCGATCGCACTGACGCGCACGAGCGTCCCGGCCGTGCCCGGCACCCGCGGGAAACGCTTCGACCTCGCCGGGACGCTGGCGCTGTTCCGGCTCGCCACGTTCAACGCCCTGATCGTGTGCGGGACCATCACCGCCGGCGTGTTCGCCTGCCTGGTCTACACCTCGATCTGGCTGCAGGACACGCTCCGGCTCGGCCCGGTCGCCGCCGGGCTGGCCATGGTCCCGCTGGCGCTGAGCACGTTCGCCGCCTCCACCCTCGCCGGGCGGCGGTTGCAGTGCGTGCCACCCCGGATCATGATCACGCTCGGGCTGCTGCTCGGCGGCGCGGGCAGCGCGCTGCAAGCGGGACTGGACAACGACTCCACCGCGACCGCGATCCTGACCGGCCTGGTCGTGTCCGGACTCGGCGTCGGACTGCTGATGCCCGCCACGGGCGCGGTGCTGTTCGCCTCGGTGCCCGCCGAACGCGTCGGCGTCGCGGTCGGCGTGTCCACCACCGCACGTCAACTCGGGCAGACACTCGGCGTCGCCGCGCTCGGCCTGGTGTTCCAGGCCGGACACGGCAGCGTCGACGGCCTCAACCGCGTCTACCTCACCACCGCCGCACTCGGCGTGATCGCGGCCGTCGTGGCGTTCACGACCATCCACGACAAGGCCTCGGCCCAGGTCTAG
- a CDS encoding epoxide hydrolase family protein gives MSDAVVPFHSEVAQADLDDLRDRLARTRWPDELPGVGWDHGVPLERLRALAAYWQDGFSWRDQEAKLNAHPQFTTVIDDQKIHFLHVRSPHPDALPLLLTHGWPGSVLEFLHVIDPLTDPGDPADAFHVVIPAIPGFGFSGPTATTGWDAHRVAGLWTKLMARLGYERYGVQGGDWGSLISRVIGGVDPGRVAGVHLNFLVTLLRGAPVDLSDEDEARLAAVSTYLANPAGYLRQQTTRPQTLAYALTDSPVGQLAWIAEKFQEWTDPGVTVDDDWLLTNVSLYWLTRTAGSAARIYYESAALRGKSLHCPVPAGVAVFPHELVQPVRALAERDLDIVHWTEMDRGGHFAALEVPDLFVRDVREFFAKVR, from the coding sequence ATGAGCGACGCCGTAGTTCCCTTCCACAGCGAGGTCGCGCAGGCCGACCTCGACGACCTGCGCGACCGGCTGGCCCGCACCCGCTGGCCGGACGAACTGCCCGGCGTCGGCTGGGACCACGGCGTCCCGCTCGAACGGCTGCGTGCCCTGGCGGCCTACTGGCAGGACGGCTTCTCCTGGCGCGACCAGGAAGCGAAACTCAACGCCCACCCCCAGTTCACCACCGTCATCGACGACCAGAAGATCCACTTCCTGCACGTGCGATCACCCCACCCGGACGCGCTGCCGCTGCTGCTCACCCACGGCTGGCCCGGCTCCGTGCTGGAATTCCTCCACGTCATCGACCCGCTGACCGACCCCGGCGACCCGGCCGACGCCTTCCACGTCGTCATCCCCGCCATCCCCGGCTTCGGCTTCTCCGGCCCCACCGCCACCACCGGCTGGGACGCCCACCGCGTGGCCGGGCTGTGGACGAAACTCATGGCACGCCTGGGCTACGAGCGCTACGGCGTGCAAGGCGGCGACTGGGGCTCGCTGATCTCCCGCGTCATCGGCGGCGTGGATCCCGGGCGCGTGGCCGGCGTGCACCTGAACTTCCTGGTGACCCTCCTGCGCGGCGCCCCGGTGGACCTGTCCGACGAGGACGAGGCCCGGCTGGCCGCGGTCAGCACCTACCTCGCCAATCCCGCCGGATACCTGCGCCAGCAAACCACCCGGCCGCAGACCCTCGCCTACGCGCTGACCGACTCACCCGTCGGGCAACTCGCGTGGATCGCGGAGAAATTCCAGGAATGGACGGACCCGGGCGTCACCGTGGACGACGACTGGCTGCTGACGAACGTCTCGCTGTACTGGCTCACCCGGACAGCCGGGTCCGCCGCGCGGATCTACTACGAATCCGCCGCGCTGCGCGGCAAATCCCTGCACTGCCCCGTCCCGGCGGGAGTCGCGGTGTTCCCGCACGAACTGGTCCAGCCCGTGCGCGCGCTCGCCGAACGCGACCTCGACATCGTGCACTGGACCGAAATGGACCGCGGCGGGCACTTCGCCGCACTCGAAGTGCCCGACCTGTTCGTCCGCGACGTCCGGGAGTTCTTCGCGAAGGTCCGCTAG
- a CDS encoding SGNH/GDSL hydrolase family protein: MRMTRLLAVVASAATLLATAATATSAAPRFEHYVALGDSYTSGPFIPIQRTNPLGCGRSTANYPSVLAAALQVSEFTDVSCGAADTTNMTLPQPVPFNGTNPPQLDALRAGTDLVTIGIGGNDFSVFGTVISTCPDLRASDPTGNPCQRHVTADGVDTIAAAFEKTRPRVEAVLAAIHQRSPHARVLVVGYPRITPSSGTCPDILPFADGDYAWLQQVQQAMNRMLENAAGADGNATYVDTFGPSEGHDACASGGAAWINGRTGNFFVAAAYHPFKQGMAGVAAVVRRHLT; this comes from the coding sequence ATGCGCATGACCCGGCTGCTCGCCGTCGTGGCCTCGGCGGCCACTCTGCTGGCCACCGCCGCCACGGCCACCTCGGCGGCTCCGAGATTCGAGCACTACGTCGCCCTCGGTGACTCGTACACGTCCGGCCCGTTCATCCCGATCCAGCGGACGAATCCGCTCGGCTGCGGGCGCTCGACCGCGAACTACCCGTCGGTGCTGGCGGCGGCGCTGCAGGTAAGCGAGTTCACCGATGTCAGCTGCGGTGCCGCGGACACCACGAACATGACCCTGCCGCAGCCGGTGCCGTTCAACGGCACCAACCCGCCTCAGCTGGACGCCCTGCGGGCCGGCACGGACCTGGTGACGATCGGCATCGGCGGCAACGACTTCAGCGTCTTCGGCACCGTCATCTCGACCTGTCCGGATCTGCGGGCGAGCGACCCGACCGGTAATCCGTGCCAGAGGCACGTCACGGCCGACGGGGTCGACACGATCGCGGCGGCTTTCGAGAAGACGCGGCCGCGTGTGGAGGCGGTTCTCGCCGCCATCCACCAGCGCTCCCCCCATGCTCGCGTGCTGGTCGTGGGTTATCCGCGGATCACGCCCTCGAGTGGCACCTGTCCGGACATCCTGCCGTTCGCTGACGGCGACTACGCCTGGTTGCAGCAGGTCCAACAGGCCATGAACCGGATGCTGGAGAACGCCGCCGGCGCGGACGGCAACGCCACCTATGTCGACACCTTCGGCCCTTCGGAGGGGCATGACGCGTGTGCGTCCGGTGGCGCGGCGTGGATCAACGGCCGCACCGGCAACTTCTTCGTCGCGGCGGCCTACCACCCGTTCAAGCAGGGCATGGCGGGTGTGGCCGCGGTGGTGCGCCGGCACTTGACCTAG
- a CDS encoding TetR/AcrR family transcriptional regulator C-terminal domain-containing protein, with the protein MKLTVDVIARAALEMLDDSGLDGLSMRLLASRLEVRSAALYWHVKSKNQLLDVMASAIFNDAADGLEAPRAGVSWQEWLAGWARQLRRAMLRYRDGGRIFASSSVSEPALFRATELALRTLQDAGFDVQPAARSLAALVHYAVGFTIEEQNHAYKADTPHGALDTARFPLTAQAYVDDNLFDPNTDECFEYGMQIILAGMQATNAVTPS; encoded by the coding sequence GTGAAGCTCACCGTGGACGTGATCGCGCGTGCGGCGCTGGAGATGCTGGACGACAGCGGCCTGGACGGGTTGTCGATGCGGCTGCTGGCGAGCAGGCTCGAGGTGCGGTCGGCCGCGTTGTACTGGCACGTGAAGAGCAAGAACCAGCTGCTGGACGTGATGGCCTCGGCGATCTTCAACGACGCGGCCGACGGGCTGGAGGCGCCCCGCGCGGGTGTGAGCTGGCAGGAGTGGCTGGCCGGCTGGGCGCGGCAGCTGCGTCGCGCGATGCTGCGCTACCGCGACGGTGGGCGGATTTTCGCCAGCAGCAGCGTGTCGGAGCCCGCGTTGTTCCGCGCGACCGAGCTGGCGCTGCGTACGTTGCAGGACGCGGGGTTCGACGTGCAGCCCGCCGCTCGCAGCCTGGCGGCGCTGGTGCACTACGCGGTCGGGTTCACCATCGAGGAGCAGAACCACGCCTACAAGGCCGACACCCCGCACGGCGCGCTGGACACCGCGCGGTTCCCGTTGACCGCGCAGGCCTATGTGGACGACAACCTGTTCGACCCGAACACCGACGAGTGTTTCGAGTACGGCATGCAGATCATCCTCGCCGGGATGCAGGCCACCAACGCCGTGACGCCGTCGTAG
- a CDS encoding nitroreductase/quinone reductase family protein yields MSGLSDFNGQVIEEFRANNGAVGGFFAHAHVALLHHVGRRSGQERITPLIYLPDEGAYVLMGSAGGAPKTPEWFLNVEAADVVTIEVGDRTITTRPTIVRHGPEWLRLYTRFTRYWPDIHTYEEKTERRFPLARLEPVG; encoded by the coding sequence ATGTCGGGGTTGAGCGACTTCAACGGTCAGGTGATCGAGGAGTTCCGGGCCAACAACGGCGCCGTCGGCGGGTTCTTCGCCCACGCGCACGTCGCCCTGCTGCACCACGTCGGCCGCAGAAGCGGCCAAGAACGGATCACGCCCCTGATCTACCTGCCCGACGAGGGCGCCTACGTCCTGATGGGCAGCGCGGGCGGCGCGCCGAAAACCCCCGAGTGGTTCCTCAACGTCGAGGCCGCCGACGTGGTCACCATCGAGGTCGGCGACCGCACGATCACCACCAGGCCCACCATCGTCCGCCACGGCCCGGAGTGGCTGCGCCTCTACACCCGGTTCACCCGGTACTGGCCCGACATCCACACCTACGAGGAGAAAACCGAGCGGAGGTTCCCCTTGGCCCGGCTCGAACCAGTCGGCTGA